The following coding sequences lie in one Agarivorans sp. Alg241-V36 genomic window:
- the adk gene encoding adenylate kinase, protein MRIILLGAPGAGKGTQAQFIMERYGIPQISTGDMLRAAVKAGTALGIKAKEVMDAGQLVSDELIIGLVKERILEDDCEKGFLLDGFPRTIPQADAMKDAGIKIDAVLEFDVADEEIVKRMSGRRVHPGSGRVYHIVYNPPKVEGKDDVSGEDLVIRPDDEESIVRDRLAIYHKQTKPLVSYYGKEAEAGNSKYFKLDGTQSVEAISNQLVELLD, encoded by the coding sequence ATGCGCATTATTCTTTTAGGCGCTCCAGGTGCGGGTAAAGGTACCCAAGCACAATTTATTATGGAGCGTTACGGCATCCCTCAAATCTCTACTGGCGATATGCTTCGCGCCGCTGTAAAAGCTGGCACAGCTTTAGGCATCAAAGCAAAAGAAGTAATGGATGCAGGACAATTAGTTTCCGATGAGTTGATTATTGGCCTAGTAAAAGAACGTATTCTTGAAGACGATTGCGAAAAAGGCTTTTTGTTAGATGGTTTCCCTCGCACCATCCCACAAGCTGACGCAATGAAAGACGCCGGTATCAAGATTGATGCGGTGTTAGAATTTGACGTAGCCGACGAAGAAATCGTTAAGCGCATGAGTGGACGTCGTGTTCACCCAGGCAGCGGCCGTGTTTACCATATCGTTTACAACCCACCTAAGGTTGAAGGTAAAGACGACGTAAGCGGCGAAGACTTAGTAATCCGCCCAGATGACGAAGAAAGCATTGTTCGTGACCGTTTAGCTATTTACCACAAGCAAACTAAACCATTAGTTAGCTACTACGGTAAAGAAGCTGAAGCAGGTAACAGCAAATACTTCAAACTAGACGGTACTCAGTCAGTTGAAGCTATCAGCAATCAATTAGTTGAATTACTTGATTAA
- a CDS encoding DUF2750 domain-containing protein, protein MSDASNIAKADSHSRMQYLIKESKAQNQLWILIDDDGCVMLNSEDEDCVPVWPSKDTADAWATGDWEHCKAEAISLNKWRSRWTEGLTGDELYVAVFPNEQEEGVILSPYEFEDALSKGR, encoded by the coding sequence ATGTCTGACGCTAGTAACATTGCCAAAGCCGATAGCCATTCGCGCATGCAATACCTAATAAAAGAAAGTAAAGCTCAAAACCAATTGTGGATTTTAATCGACGATGATGGTTGCGTAATGCTTAATTCGGAAGATGAAGACTGCGTACCAGTGTGGCCCAGTAAAGATACCGCTGACGCTTGGGCCACTGGCGATTGGGAACACTGTAAAGCCGAAGCTATTTCGCTAAATAAATGGCGTAGCCGTTGGACCGAGGGGCTAACCGGCGATGAGTTATATGTTGCGGTATTTCCCAACGAGCAAGAAGAAGGCGTAATTTTATCGCCCTACGAATTTGAAGATGCCCTTAGCAAGGGCCGCTAA
- the hemH gene encoding ferrochelatase translates to MSQNDSELKCAVILVNLGTPDEATPGAVAKFLGRFLSDKRVVNLPKLLWLPLLYCVILPLRSRRVAKLYQQIWLKDGSPLKVISEQICSKVAAKLSDKYEVHLAMTYSEPDIQQVVNQVLDAGHQKVLLLPMYPQYSVSTTAPVFDAYAKALKNTYNLPELRMVKDYYAEPAYIQALANSIKQHWELTARGEVLLFSFHGIPERYARNGDPYPQQCEDTAAKVAAVLGLKQNQWRLCYQSRFGKDPWVKPYTDRLLHQLAEQGIKSVDVISPAFSADCLETIEEVSCELRDEFLEAGGEQYHYISALNDNPEQVELYCQLIEKHTQGW, encoded by the coding sequence ATGTCACAAAATGACAGTGAGTTAAAATGTGCCGTAATATTGGTGAACTTAGGAACACCAGACGAAGCGACACCAGGTGCAGTAGCTAAATTTCTGGGTCGGTTTTTGTCCGATAAGCGGGTGGTGAACCTTCCTAAGTTGTTATGGCTCCCATTACTGTATTGCGTTATTTTGCCACTGCGCTCGCGCCGTGTAGCTAAGTTGTATCAGCAAATTTGGTTGAAAGATGGCTCGCCACTTAAGGTGATTAGTGAGCAAATTTGTAGCAAAGTTGCGGCTAAGCTTAGTGATAAGTATGAAGTGCATTTAGCCATGACCTACAGCGAACCAGATATTCAGCAAGTGGTTAATCAAGTGCTAGATGCAGGCCATCAAAAAGTGCTGTTATTGCCAATGTATCCCCAGTATTCGGTATCAACCACCGCACCAGTGTTTGATGCTTACGCTAAAGCGCTTAAAAACACCTATAACCTGCCAGAGCTGCGCATGGTAAAAGACTACTACGCCGAGCCAGCTTATATACAAGCGCTAGCTAATTCGATTAAACAACACTGGGAGCTAACTGCCCGCGGCGAAGTGCTGTTGTTTTCTTTTCACGGCATTCCAGAGCGTTATGCGCGCAATGGCGACCCATATCCACAACAGTGTGAAGATACAGCCGCTAAAGTTGCCGCAGTGCTTGGCCTTAAACAAAACCAATGGCGTTTATGTTACCAGTCGCGTTTTGGTAAAGATCCTTGGGTAAAACCTTATACCGACCGATTACTGCATCAATTGGCGGAGCAGGGCATTAAGTCTGTAGATGTTATTTCACCGGCGTTCTCGGCAGATTGCTTAGAAACCATTGAAGAAGTGTCTTGTGAGCTACGCGATGAGTTTTTAGAGGCGGGTGGGGAGCAATACCATTACATCTCGGCATTAAACGATAACCCAGAACAGGTAGAGCTTTACTGCCAGTTAATCGAAAAACATACCCAAGGCTGGTAG